A portion of the Blautia hansenii DSM 20583 genome contains these proteins:
- the rsmA gene encoding 16S rRNA (adenine(1518)-N(6)/adenine(1519)-N(6))-dimethyltransferase RsmA, protein MTAPYLGNPKRTIEVLQKYDFVFQKKFGQNFLIDTHVLDKIISAAEITKEDFVLEIGPGIGTMTQYLACAAREVVAVEIDKALIPILEDTLQDYSNVTVLNEDILKVDIKKLADEHNNGKPIKVVANLPYYITTPIIMGLFEGDVPIESITVMVQKEVADRMQVGPGTKEYGALSLAVQYYAEPYIVANVPPNCFMPRPKVGSAVIRLTKHAEPPVEVFDTKLMFRIIRASFNQRRKTLANGLNNSPELSFGKEEIQRAIKACGFPEGIRGEALTLEEFAALTNEFKSK, encoded by the coding sequence ATGACAGCCCCTTATCTGGGAAACCCTAAAAGAACCATAGAAGTTCTTCAAAAATACGATTTTGTTTTTCAGAAAAAATTCGGGCAGAATTTCCTGATTGATACCCATGTGTTGGATAAGATTATAAGCGCTGCCGAGATTACAAAAGAGGATTTTGTACTGGAGATTGGTCCCGGAATTGGGACCATGACCCAGTATCTGGCATGTGCGGCCAGAGAAGTGGTTGCAGTTGAAATTGATAAAGCGCTGATACCAATTCTTGAGGATACGTTGCAGGACTACTCTAATGTAACTGTTCTCAACGAGGATATTTTAAAAGTCGATATCAAAAAACTGGCAGATGAGCACAATAATGGAAAACCCATTAAAGTTGTGGCAAATCTGCCATATTATATTACAACACCGATTATCATGGGATTATTTGAAGGAGATGTGCCAATTGAGTCCATTACCGTAATGGTGCAAAAGGAAGTAGCGGACCGAATGCAGGTAGGACCTGGAACAAAGGAATACGGAGCGTTGTCATTGGCAGTGCAGTATTATGCAGAACCTTATATTGTAGCCAATGTGCCGCCTAACTGCTTTATGCCAAGACCGAAGGTGGGAAGCGCCGTTATACGTCTTACAAAACATGCAGAACCTCCGGTAGAGGTGTTTGATACAAAGCTGATGTTTCGCATTATTCGGGCATCCTTTAATCAGAGAAGAAAAACTCTTGCCAACGGTTTAAATAATTCTCCGGAGCTTTCCTTTGGAAAAGAAGAAATTCAAAGAGCAATTAAGGCTTGTGGATTTCCTGAGGGAATTAGAGGAGAAGCATTGACCTTAGAAGAGTTTGCTGCATTGACCAATGAATTTAAAAGTAAATAA
- a CDS encoding ROK family transcriptional regulator → MIRTKSLTYEGAFIMSIANQEMIRNNNRRLVLEFIINNPPVSRAELAKQLSLTKATISNIVQELLEQNFIREIGSAQTSMGRKPILLEFNKAYGFALSLEIQPQQIIALLTNLKGEVQEIKKIPFCPQDNLLQHLEQILNFYIRENTAFKNKIIGVSIGIYGVVQKNEILFTPYYPLPKSGLGTHLQETFQIPVFVENEANLSVLGEAAFHHKYKNMIHINVHDGIGMGILVNGRLYKGRDGYAGEFGHTILFPDGKPCPCGNQGCFELYASQRAILENYAARQKKENVTISEFLKDYDANLPLAHEMMDLFVKYISIGINNIINTFNTDIIVLNSAFSNHIPDINQRISEYLAGHQNRDCNIIPSKLGNLSCLLGGARISVENFLDIHHLQIPCHLPF, encoded by the coding sequence ATGATAAGAACAAAAAGTTTAACATACGAAGGAGCTTTTATTATGTCCATCGCCAATCAGGAAATGATACGCAATAATAACCGCCGTCTGGTATTAGAATTTATTATAAATAACCCTCCTGTTTCCAGAGCAGAACTGGCAAAGCAATTATCCCTTACAAAAGCAACCATTTCCAATATTGTACAGGAATTATTGGAACAGAATTTCATCAGGGAAATCGGCAGTGCCCAAACCTCCATGGGAAGAAAGCCCATCCTGCTGGAGTTTAACAAAGCTTATGGTTTTGCCCTGTCTTTAGAAATACAACCGCAGCAGATTATTGCCCTTTTGACAAACTTAAAGGGAGAAGTACAGGAAATCAAAAAAATCCCCTTCTGTCCACAGGATAATCTTTTGCAGCATTTAGAACAGATTTTAAATTTCTATATCAGAGAAAATACTGCGTTTAAAAATAAAATTATCGGAGTTTCCATTGGTATTTATGGAGTTGTCCAAAAAAACGAAATTTTATTTACGCCTTATTATCCTCTCCCCAAAAGCGGTCTGGGTACACATTTGCAGGAAACTTTTCAAATTCCTGTCTTTGTAGAAAATGAAGCAAATCTCTCTGTTTTGGGAGAAGCCGCCTTTCATCACAAATATAAAAATATGATACATATCAATGTGCATGACGGAATTGGTATGGGAATTCTGGTAAACGGACGCTTATATAAAGGACGGGATGGCTATGCCGGTGAATTCGGGCACACCATCTTATTCCCTGACGGAAAACCATGCCCCTGCGGAAATCAGGGCTGTTTTGAGCTTTATGCCTCTCAAAGAGCCATTCTGGAAAATTATGCTGCCCGACAGAAGAAAGAAAACGTTACTATATCTGAATTTTTAAAGGATTATGATGCAAACCTGCCTCTTGCCCATGAAATGATGGATTTATTCGTGAAATACATCTCCATTGGCATTAACAATATTATTAACACCTTTAATACTGATATCATTGTATTAAACAGCGCTTTTTCCAATCATATTCCTGATATCAACCAAAGAATTTCAGAATACTTGGCCGGACATCAAAACAGAGACTGTAACATTATCCCCTCAAAATTAGGAAATCTCTCCTGTCTTTTAGGAGGCGCACGGATATCCGTTGAAAACTTTTTAGATATTCACCACTTGCAAATTCCCTGTCATCTTCCTTTTTAG
- a CDS encoding DUF1002 domain-containing protein has protein sequence MKKKGIALLLTGVIMASCSMPVYADREDAKLDVPYISLGADLNAQEKASVLELLGVSEKDLEDYTVATVTNKDEHNYLDSYLDKSVIGSRALSSVLVEGKEDGNGIHVTTKNITYCTPGMYENALATAGIKDADIVVAGPFKISGTAALVGAIKSYENMTGEEVKEENVETATNELVITGQIAEDVGSQEKAEQLIGAIKGEVVSSGVSSPEEIGEIVDQAVKEMEVKLSEEDRQAIVKLMEKIENLDLDINSLKEQAKNLYDKIEDLGLKLDINEEEVKGFFDKIIEFFKNLFSGNQE, from the coding sequence ATGAAGAAAAAAGGAATTGCGTTGCTGCTTACAGGTGTGATTATGGCATCTTGTTCTATGCCTGTTTATGCGGACAGAGAGGATGCAAAGCTAGATGTTCCCTATATTTCGCTGGGAGCAGATTTGAATGCGCAGGAAAAGGCTTCTGTTTTGGAGCTTTTAGGTGTTTCGGAAAAGGATTTAGAAGATTATACTGTTGCTACGGTTACAAATAAGGATGAGCATAATTATCTGGACTCTTATCTGGATAAAAGTGTTATCGGTTCAAGGGCTCTTTCTTCTGTTCTGGTAGAGGGAAAAGAAGATGGAAACGGAATTCACGTAACAACAAAAAATATTACATACTGTACGCCGGGAATGTACGAAAATGCCCTTGCCACAGCGGGAATTAAGGATGCGGATATTGTGGTGGCAGGTCCGTTTAAAATTTCAGGAACAGCGGCTTTGGTAGGTGCGATTAAATCTTATGAAAATATGACAGGTGAAGAAGTAAAAGAAGAAAATGTAGAAACAGCTACCAATGAGCTGGTTATTACCGGACAGATTGCGGAAGATGTAGGAAGTCAGGAAAAAGCAGAGCAGCTCATCGGAGCAATTAAAGGAGAGGTAGTCAGCAGCGGCGTTTCATCACCGGAAGAAATCGGAGAAATTGTAGACCAGGCTGTAAAAGAGATGGAGGTAAAGCTTTCTGAGGAAGACCGTCAGGCTATTGTAAAGCTCATGGAAAAAATCGAAAATCTGGATTTGGATATCAACAGCTTAAAAGAACAGGCAAAAAATCTTTACGATAAGATTGAAGATTTAGGATTAAAGCTGGATATTAATGAAGAAGAGGTAAAGGGATTTTTTGATAAAATTATAGAGTTCTTTAAGAATTTATTTTCCGGTAATCAAGAATAA
- a CDS encoding GTP pyrophosphokinase family protein, whose amino-acid sequence MEKLIELIKQEDADGWETLMFLYNAALKEINTKIDILNDEFQHIYHYTPIEHIKSRIKTPASIVNKLKKNGYETSVENMVKYVNDIAGIRIICSFTSDIYLIADMITKQSDLKVVSVKDYITHPKVSGYQSYHILVTVPIHLTQGIVDTIVEIQIRTIAQDFWASLEHKIYYKFEGNAPDYIRRELQECANIVSNLDRRMLSLNEKIQEFSEKNS is encoded by the coding sequence ATGGAAAAACTTATAGAACTAATCAAGCAAGAAGATGCAGACGGCTGGGAAACGCTCATGTTCCTCTACAACGCCGCTTTAAAAGAAATTAATACAAAAATTGATATTCTCAACGATGAATTTCAGCACATTTATCATTATACTCCTATTGAACACATTAAATCCCGCATTAAAACTCCGGCAAGTATTGTAAATAAGCTAAAAAAGAACGGTTATGAAACCAGTGTGGAAAACATGGTGAAGTACGTAAATGACATCGCAGGTATCCGCATTATATGTTCTTTTACTTCTGATATCTATTTGATTGCAGATATGATTACAAAACAAAGCGATTTAAAGGTAGTTTCTGTGAAGGATTACATTACGCATCCAAAAGTAAGCGGATATCAAAGCTATCACATTCTGGTGACAGTTCCTATTCATCTGACACAGGGAATTGTGGATACCATTGTGGAAATACAAATCCGCACCATTGCACAGGATTTCTGGGCAAGTCTGGAACATAAAATCTATTATAAATTTGAGGGAAATGCACCAGATTATATTCGCCGTGAGCTGCAGGAATGTGCAAATATCGTTTCAAATCTGGATCGACGTATGCTCTCTCTGAATGAAAAAATACAGGAATTTTCTGAAAAGAATTCATAA
- a CDS encoding PTS transporter subunit IIC yields the protein MKRFLQRFFIEGAHGMACGIFATLIMGMFLRQIANLFPSDFNSTLIHLSGIATGLTGIGIGVGVACQLQEAPLVVLCAGIAGMLGGDAAGPSAFLCSFLAAFTAIELSRLFVKKTRFDLFLCPLTGFLCGELINLLLETPLSYFIQEFGNCVNWGAQQQPLLMGIIVAVLMSIAVVFPIGTAALGVIAGLSGPAAGAATIGCCCSMVGMAVASYRENGFSGLLSIGTGTPLLLLPNILKNPFLLLPPILSSAILGPLGVLLGKMQNSPNGSGLGTMGLMGQTTTWETMTAGEAPQMVFLKILLFHFILPGVLTLFIANGMRKLNLIKSQDMLLHTT from the coding sequence ATGAAACGATTTTTACAACGATTTTTCATAGAAGGGGCTCACGGAATGGCATGTGGTATCTTTGCCACATTGATTATGGGAATGTTTTTGCGACAGATTGCGAACCTTTTCCCCAGTGACTTTAACAGTACGCTTATTCATTTAAGCGGGATTGCCACCGGACTTACCGGAATAGGCATTGGGGTGGGTGTTGCCTGCCAGCTTCAGGAAGCGCCTCTTGTTGTACTATGTGCCGGTATTGCAGGTATGTTAGGAGGCGATGCCGCCGGTCCGTCAGCGTTTTTGTGCTCTTTTCTGGCTGCCTTTACAGCTATTGAACTTTCTCGTCTCTTTGTCAAAAAAACTCGTTTTGATTTATTTCTGTGTCCTCTTACGGGATTTTTATGCGGAGAACTTATAAATCTTTTGCTGGAGACACCCCTGAGTTACTTTATACAGGAGTTTGGCAACTGTGTAAATTGGGGAGCACAGCAACAGCCTCTCCTTATGGGGATAATAGTTGCAGTACTTATGAGCATCGCCGTTGTTTTCCCTATCGGTACTGCTGCACTGGGCGTTATAGCGGGATTATCAGGACCGGCTGCCGGAGCGGCAACCATCGGCTGCTGTTGCAGTATGGTAGGAATGGCTGTTGCAAGTTATCGAGAAAACGGTTTTTCAGGACTTCTTTCTATCGGAACAGGCACGCCATTGCTGCTGCTTCCTAATATTCTGAAAAACCCATTCCTTCTGCTGCCTCCTATACTTTCCAGCGCCATTTTAGGACCTCTGGGCGTTCTCTTAGGAAAAATGCAAAATTCACCTAACGGTTCCGGTCTGGGCACTATGGGACTTATGGGACAGACGACTACTTGGGAAACCATGACAGCAGGAGAAGCCCCGCAGATGGTGTTTTTAAAAATCCTTCTGTTTCATTTCATCCTGCCGGGCGTCCTTACGTTGTTTATTGCCAACGGCATGCGAAAATTAAATCTGATTAAATCTCAGGACATGCTTCTTCATACAACATAA
- a CDS encoding S1 RNA-binding domain-containing protein, with product MSEEMKKQETMEDYMKEIDASFSNFRDDDMLIWDKLEQMKEDKTEFEVSVEGIVKGGVIAYVEGIRAFIPVSKLALNYVENPEDFLKKTITVRVFEVDEQENRLVLSAKEILKEKADAEKRSKIDDIKVGSIVEGTVESLQTYGAFIDLGDGISGLVHVSQISEKRIKSPKAVLSIGDTVKAKVIKNEDGKISLSMKALNEIAEEKEEEPDYELPESEEISTSLGSLFKNLKL from the coding sequence ATGTCAGAAGAAATGAAAAAACAAGAAACTATGGAAGACTACATGAAAGAAATTGACGCTTCTTTCTCTAACTTCCGTGACGATGATATGCTTATATGGGACAAATTAGAGCAGATGAAGGAAGACAAAACAGAATTTGAAGTGTCCGTGGAGGGCATTGTAAAAGGCGGCGTTATTGCTTATGTAGAAGGTATCCGTGCTTTTATCCCGGTTTCCAAGCTGGCTTTAAATTATGTAGAAAATCCAGAAGATTTCTTAAAAAAGACCATTACTGTAAGGGTTTTTGAAGTAGACGAACAGGAAAACCGTCTTGTTCTCTCTGCAAAAGAAATTTTAAAAGAAAAGGCTGACGCTGAAAAACGCAGTAAAATTGACGATATTAAGGTGGGAAGTATTGTGGAAGGTACCGTAGAGTCCTTACAGACTTACGGCGCTTTCATTGATTTAGGTGACGGAATATCCGGTCTTGTACACGTTTCTCAGATTTCCGAAAAACGAATTAAATCACCGAAAGCCGTTTTAAGCATTGGCGATACAGTAAAAGCAAAAGTAATCAAAAACGAAGACGGAAAAATCAGTCTGAGCATGAAAGCGCTCAATGAAATCGCAGAAGAAAAAGAGGAAGAACCGGATTACGAATTACCGGAAAGCGAAGAAATCTCTACTTCCTTAGGCTCTTTATTTAAAAATCTGAAATTATGA
- a CDS encoding putative manganese-dependent inorganic diphosphatase — MGKQGKIYIIGHKNPDTDSICSAIAYADIKNRMSNGNRYAAKRAGQINEETEYVLKRFGVEAPGYLSDVGTQVKDMDIRETPGVPNSISIKDAWAIMKESSAVTLPITKEDGQLEGLITTGDIAKSYMDAHDNYFLSNARTQYRSIANTVEGVIVTGNSHGYFVKGKVVIGAANPDKLGDFLEEDDLVILGDRHEDHLCAIQENVSCMIVCNHARVSADIIEAAERNQCVIIQSALDTFTVARLINQSIPVKHIMKKENLITFQTDDFTDNVKDIMVKNRHRAFPVVNKHGKYIGTVSRRNLLGMKKKQLILVDHNEKTQAVDNIDAAEILEIIDHHRLGSLETLQPVMFRNQPVGCTATIMYQIYVEKALEISPSIAGLLCSAIISDTLMFRSPTCTSADKMAAGALALIAGINIEEHAKEMFTAGSNLRGKTTEVIFYQDFKRFTADTVNFGVGQISSMNEEELKDLKKRLIPFMEHECGKNGISMVFFMLTNILDESSEIICYGEGSGKLVRDAFEVQESDSGYILPGVVSRKKQLIPAFIGTLQQNGN; from the coding sequence ATGGGAAAGCAAGGAAAAATATACATTATCGGACATAAAAATCCAGACACAGACTCTATTTGTTCAGCGATTGCTTATGCGGATATAAAGAACAGAATGAGTAACGGAAATCGCTATGCGGCAAAGAGAGCGGGACAGATAAATGAAGAAACAGAATATGTGCTGAAACGATTTGGTGTGGAAGCGCCGGGTTACCTGTCAGATGTTGGGACACAGGTAAAAGATATGGATATTCGTGAAACTCCGGGAGTTCCCAACAGTATTTCCATTAAAGATGCGTGGGCAATTATGAAAGAGAGCAGTGCAGTAACATTGCCTATTACAAAAGAGGACGGACAGCTGGAAGGATTGATTACCACAGGAGATATTGCAAAATCCTACATGGATGCCCATGACAATTATTTCCTTTCCAATGCCAGAACCCAGTACAGAAGTATTGCCAATACCGTAGAAGGCGTCATTGTAACAGGAAATTCCCATGGGTATTTTGTAAAGGGAAAGGTGGTAATCGGGGCGGCAAATCCGGATAAATTAGGAGATTTTCTGGAGGAAGACGATTTGGTTATCTTAGGAGACCGCCATGAAGACCACTTATGCGCTATTCAGGAAAATGTAAGCTGTATGATTGTGTGCAACCATGCCAGAGTATCTGCAGATATTATTGAGGCGGCAGAAAGAAACCAGTGCGTCATCATTCAGTCCGCTCTTGATACATTTACCGTAGCAAGATTGATTAATCAGAGTATTCCTGTGAAACACATTATGAAAAAGGAAAATCTGATTACGTTTCAGACAGATGACTTTACCGATAATGTAAAGGACATCATGGTAAAAAACCGACACAGAGCATTTCCGGTGGTAAATAAGCATGGCAAATATATTGGTACGGTTTCCCGCCGTAATTTGCTGGGAATGAAAAAGAAACAGCTGATTTTAGTTGACCATAATGAGAAGACACAGGCAGTGGACAATATTGATGCGGCAGAAATATTGGAAATTATCGACCATCACAGATTGGGCTCACTGGAAACTTTACAGCCGGTGATGTTCCGCAATCAGCCGGTAGGGTGTACAGCGACAATTATGTATCAGATTTATGTGGAAAAGGCGTTGGAAATCAGTCCGTCTATTGCGGGGCTTTTATGTTCTGCGATTATTTCAGATACTTTGATGTTTCGTTCGCCTACCTGTACCTCCGCAGATAAAATGGCGGCAGGCGCTTTGGCTTTGATTGCGGGAATTAATATAGAAGAACATGCAAAAGAAATGTTTACTGCGGGAAGTAATTTGAGAGGAAAGACTACGGAAGTTATTTTCTATCAGGATTTCAAGCGTTTTACAGCGGATACCGTGAATTTTGGCGTAGGACAGATTAGCTCCATGAACGAAGAGGAGCTGAAGGATTTAAAGAAAAGGCTTATTCCGTTTATGGAACATGAGTGCGGAAAGAACGGAATTTCTATGGTATTTTTCATGCTGACTAATATTTTGGATGAGTCCTCTGAAATTATCTGCTACGGAGAGGGCAGTGGAAAACTGGTACGAGATGCGTTTGAAGTGCAGGAGTCTGACAGTGGTTATATACTGCCCGGTGTGGTATCCAGAAAGAAACAGCTGATACCTGCATTTATCGGAACTTTGCAGCAGAACGGAAATTAG
- a CDS encoding flavin reductase family protein, translated as MSKIEWKPGNMLYPLPVVMVSVADEEGKDNIITVAWAGTVCTNPPMVSISVRPERYSYYMIKETGEFVINLTTEKLAYATDYCGVKSGRDVDKFKEAHLTRESASHVGAPMIKESPVSIECRVREVQEYGSHSVFTADVLAVHVDDQYMDEKGKFDLAMSNPIVYSHGEYYGLGKKLGTFGYSIKKKRKKKQKKQGK; from the coding sequence ATGAGTAAAATTGAGTGGAAACCGGGAAATATGCTTTATCCTCTGCCGGTGGTAATGGTGAGTGTGGCGGATGAAGAAGGGAAGGACAATATTATTACCGTGGCATGGGCAGGAACAGTATGTACCAATCCGCCTATGGTGTCTATTTCTGTACGACCGGAACGATATTCCTATTATATGATAAAAGAAACAGGAGAATTTGTGATTAATCTTACTACGGAGAAACTGGCTTATGCAACCGATTACTGTGGGGTCAAATCCGGTCGTGACGTAGATAAATTTAAAGAGGCACATTTAACAAGAGAATCAGCCTCTCATGTGGGAGCGCCGATGATAAAGGAGTCTCCAGTTTCTATTGAATGTCGGGTAAGAGAAGTGCAGGAGTATGGAAGCCACAGCGTGTTTACGGCAGATGTGCTGGCGGTACATGTGGATGACCAATACATGGATGAAAAAGGCAAGTTTGATTTGGCAATGTCAAATCCAATTGTTTATTCCCACGGAGAGTATTATGGATTAGGGAAGAAATTGGGAACCTTTGGGTATAGTATTAAGAAGAAAAGAAAGAAAAAACAGAAGAAGCAGGGGAAATGA
- a CDS encoding shikimate kinase, producing the protein MENITLIGMPGVGKSTVGVILAKVLGYEFVDSDLLIQKSENLLLREIIARDGQDGFLKIENRVNASIETEKSVIATGGSVVYCAEAMEHLRKIGKVVYLKLEYEELKKRLGNLRGRGVVLRDGQTLKDLYDERTPLYEKYADIVVDEKNLDVEGTLQKILENIAE; encoded by the coding sequence ATGGAAAATATTACACTGATTGGAATGCCCGGTGTAGGAAAAAGTACGGTAGGTGTTATTCTGGCGAAGGTGCTGGGATATGAATTTGTAGATTCAGACCTGTTAATTCAAAAGTCTGAAAATCTGCTTTTGCGGGAAATTATTGCAAGGGACGGACAGGATGGTTTTTTGAAAATTGAAAACAGAGTAAATGCTTCTATTGAGACAGAAAAATCAGTAATTGCCACGGGAGGAAGCGTGGTATACTGTGCAGAAGCCATGGAACATTTGAGGAAAATCGGTAAAGTGGTATACCTGAAGCTGGAATATGAAGAACTAAAGAAACGTTTGGGAAATCTTAGAGGCAGAGGCGTGGTTTTAAGAGACGGACAGACTTTAAAAGACTTGTACGATGAGCGGACACCTCTTTATGAAAAATATGCAGATATTGTAGTTGATGAGAAAAATCTGGATGTAGAGGGAACTTTACAGAAAATTCTCGAAAATATTGCTGAATAA
- a CDS encoding UDP-N-acetylglucosamine 1-carboxyvinyltransferase, translating into MEQYIIKGGNPLVGEVEIGGAKNAALAILAAAIMTDETVHIENLPDVRDINVLLEAIKEIGATVDRIGPTEVKIAGATIGNITVEYEYIKKIRASYYLLGALLGKYKNAEVPLPGGCNIGSRPIDQHLKGFRALGASVDIIHGAVVAKAEHLTGKHIFMDMVSVGATINVMMAAAMAQGNTTIENAAREPHVVDVANFLNSMGANIKGAGTDVIRIQGVDKLHGTTYSIIPDQIEAGTFMCAAAATMGDIMVKNVIPKHLEATTAKLEEIGCQVEEFDDAVRVVANKRLKRTNVKTMPYPGYPTDMQPQFAVALTLAEGTSIVTESIFENRFKYADELTRMGANIKVEGNTAIIDGVQKLAGARVSAPDLRAGAALVIAGLAAEGITIVDDIVYIQRGYERFEEKLRSLGAEIEKVSSEKEIKKFQLRVG; encoded by the coding sequence ATGGAGCAGTATATTATTAAGGGTGGAAACCCATTGGTCGGTGAAGTGGAAATTGGCGGTGCCAAGAACGCAGCGCTGGCTATACTGGCAGCAGCAATCATGACAGATGAGACGGTACACATTGAAAATTTACCAGATGTTCGTGATATTAATGTGTTATTAGAGGCGATTAAAGAAATTGGTGCTACTGTTGACCGCATTGGACCTACGGAAGTAAAGATTGCGGGAGCAACCATTGGAAATATTACTGTTGAGTATGAATATATTAAGAAAATCAGAGCGTCCTATTATTTGTTGGGTGCTCTTTTAGGCAAATATAAAAATGCAGAAGTGCCCCTTCCGGGAGGCTGTAATATAGGAAGTCGTCCGATTGACCAGCATTTAAAAGGTTTTCGGGCTCTCGGTGCGTCAGTAGATATTATTCACGGTGCAGTTGTAGCAAAGGCGGAGCATCTTACAGGAAAACATATTTTTATGGATATGGTGTCAGTGGGTGCGACAATCAATGTTATGATGGCAGCGGCAATGGCGCAGGGAAATACGACTATTGAGAATGCGGCCAGAGAGCCTCATGTTGTAGACGTTGCAAACTTCCTTAACAGCATGGGCGCAAATATTAAAGGAGCCGGTACAGATGTAATCCGTATTCAGGGAGTGGACAAGCTTCATGGTACAACTTACTCCATTATTCCGGACCAGATTGAAGCAGGAACCTTCATGTGTGCAGCAGCAGCAACCATGGGGGATATTATGGTGAAAAACGTTATTCCAAAACACTTGGAAGCAACGACAGCAAAATTGGAAGAAATCGGATGTCAGGTAGAAGAATTCGATGATGCGGTGCGTGTTGTGGCAAATAAACGTTTAAAACGCACAAATGTAAAAACAATGCCATATCCGGGCTATCCTACGGACATGCAGCCTCAGTTTGCCGTGGCGTTGACTCTGGCAGAGGGTACAAGTATTGTAACGGAAAGTATTTTTGAAAATCGTTTTAAATATGCAGATGAGCTTACCAGAATGGGGGCTAATATTAAGGTAGAGGGAAATACTGCAATTATTGACGGAGTGCAGAAGCTTGCGGGAGCAAGAGTAAGCGCGCCGGATTTAAGGGCGGGTGCAGCCCTTGTTATTGCCGGTCTGGCAGCAGAAGGCATTACGATTGTGGACGATATTGTTTATATTCAGAGAGGATATGAGCGTTTTGAAGAAAAGCTCAGAAGCCTTGGCGCTGAAATTGAAAAGGTTTCCAGTGAAAAAGAAATTAAAAAATTCCAGCTTCGAGTAGGCTGA
- the metK gene encoding methionine adenosyltransferase, protein MEKRLFTSESVTEGHPDKMCDAISDAILDALMEKDPMSRVACETATTTGVVMVMGEITTSAYVDIPKIVRDTVREIGYTRAKYGFDADTCGVITTIDEQSADIALGVDKALEAKENKMSEEEIDAIGAGDQGMMFGFATDETEEFMPYPIALAHKLALQLTKVRKDGVLTYLRPDGKTQVTVEYDENDKPMRLDAVVLSTQHDPEVTQEQIHADIKKYVFDPILPADMVDDETKFFINPTGRFVIGGPHGDSGLTGRKIIVDTYGGYARHGGGAFSGKDCTKVDRSAAYAARYVAKNIVAAGLAKKCEIQLSYAIGVAHPTSIMVDTFGTGKLSDTRLVEIIRENFDLRPAGIIKMLDLRRPIYKQTAAYGHFGRNDLNLPWENLDRVEDLKKYL, encoded by the coding sequence ATGGAAAAAAGATTATTTACTTCTGAATCTGTAACTGAAGGCCATCCGGACAAGATGTGCGATGCGATTTCTGATGCGATTTTAGATGCGCTTATGGAAAAAGACCCAATGAGCCGTGTTGCTTGCGAAACTGCTACAACAACAGGTGTTGTTATGGTTATGGGTGAAATCACAACAAGCGCTTATGTAGATATTCCGAAGATTGTAAGGGATACTGTTCGTGAAATTGGTTATACAAGAGCGAAATATGGTTTTGATGCAGATACCTGCGGCGTTATTACGACAATAGACGAACAGTCAGCAGATATTGCTCTGGGTGTTGATAAAGCTTTAGAAGCAAAAGAAAATAAAATGTCTGAAGAAGAAATCGATGCAATCGGCGCCGGAGATCAGGGTATGATGTTTGGATTTGCAACAGATGAGACAGAAGAATTTATGCCTTATCCGATTGCTCTTGCACATAAATTGGCATTACAGCTTACAAAAGTACGTAAGGACGGTGTACTTACTTATTTAAGACCGGATGGAAAAACACAGGTAACAGTAGAGTATGATGAGAATGATAAACCAATGCGTTTGGATGCAGTGGTATTATCTACACAGCATGATCCGGAAGTGACACAGGAACAAATTCATGCAGATATTAAAAAATATGTATTCGACCCAATTCTTCCGGCAGATATGGTGGATGATGAAACAAAATTCTTTATCAATCCAACAGGACGTTTTGTAATCGGCGGACCTCACGGGGACAGTGGATTAACAGGACGTAAAATTATTGTAGATACTTACGGCGGATATGCACGTCACGGCGGCGGCGCTTTCTCTGGTAAGGACTGTACAAAAGTAGACCGTTCTGCGGCTTATGCGGCTCGTTATGTGGCAAAAAATATTGTGGCAGCAGGTCTTGCAAAAAAATGTGAAATTCAGTTGTCTTACGCAATCGGTGTAGCACATCCGACCTCCATTATGGTTGATACATTTGGAACCGGAAAGCTTTCTGATACACGTTTAGTGGAAATTATTCGTGAGAACTTTGATTTAAGGCCGGCAGGAATCATTAAAATGTTGGATTTACGCCGTCCAATCTATAAACAGACAGCAGCTTACGGACATTTTGGAAGAAATGATTTGAACCTGCCTTGGGAAAATTTAGACAGAGTGGAAGATTTAAAGAAATATTTATAA